The stretch of DNA GCCGGCCTCCCGGAGGGCCTCGACGGCGTCGACGGCGGACTGGCCGGTGGTCGCGATGTCCTCGACGACGACGACCTCCTCGCCCTCCGAGAGGCGGCCCTCGATGCGGTTGCCGGTGCCGTACTCCTTCTGCTCCTTACGCGCGATGACGTAGGGCACGTCGGCGGTGATGCTCGTCGCCGCCGCGAGGGGGACGCCCCCCAGCGCGACGCCGCCGAGCTTCTCGCCGTCGAGTCGCTCGCTGAACGCCTCGGCGATCAGGCGGAGACAGCGCGGGTCGGTCTCGAACAGGTACTTGTCGACGTAGTAGTCGCTGGTGCCGCCGTGGGAGAGTTCGAACTCGCCGAACTGGACCGCGTCGGCGTCCCGGAGCGCCTGGATGAGTTCGTCGGTCACGGCTGTGGGTGGGCGCGGGGTCGGCAAAAACTGGTCGGTCGTCAGGGGAAGGCTATATCGGCCGACCGGCCCGACCCCGGCTATGGCGAGCGAGAAGGAGAAGATGTTGCGCGGCGACCTGTACGACGCCGACGACCCCGAACTCGTCGCCGAGCGGGAGCGGGCCCGCGAACTCACGCGGGCCTACAACCAGACGGCGGCCGACGATCAGGAGACACGGCGAGCGCTACTGACCGATCTGCTCGGCTCCGTGGGCGAGGAGCTCGCTATCGAACCGCCGTTCCGGTGTGACTACGGGTACAACATCCACGTCGGCGAGAACTTCTACGCGAACTTCGACTGCGTGATACTCGACGTGTGTCCGGTCGAGATCGGCCGGAACTGCAAGCTCGCGCCGGGCGTCCACATCTACACCGCGACACATCCGCTCGACCGCGCCGAACGCGCGACCGGGGCGGAGTACGGCGAGCCGGTGACCGTCGGCGACGACGTCTGGATCGGGGGCCAAGCGGTCGTCAACCCGGGTGTCAGTATCGGCGACGGCGCCGTCGTCGGGTCGGGCGCGGTCGTCACCGACGACGTGCCAGCGGGGGCCCTCGTGCGGGGGAACCCGGCGACGGTCGTGAAGGAGTTGGACTGAGCCGCCACTTACCACGGCTCGTCTTTCACGCCGAGCCAGTAGGCGATCCCGTTGGTCGCGAGATGCAGCAGCGGCGTGACCACGGCGACGACGGCGACGCGTGCGGGCGTGAACACCGACAGCGTCCAGTCGGGCGCGAACAGCAGCGCGAGCAGCAGCGCGCCGACCACGAAGTCCAGTTGGTCGAGCCCGGGGAACGCCGCGCCGCGCTCGCGGCCGCTGCGGCGTTTGACGAACGACGCGCCGATGTCGCCCAGCATCGCGCCGAGTGCGAGCCCCAGCGCCGCGGTGATCGGGAAGTTCGGGAGCGTGATCCCCAACGCGTCGCCGACCGCGGGCGCGACGGCGTCGAGCGCGAGCGCGAGCGCGATGCCGACGGCCGTGCCGACGGCCGTGCCGCGCCACGTCTTCCCGTCGCCGAGCAGTCGCGCGCCGCCGAGGGTTCGGCCGCCGTCGATGGGGCGGCCGCCGCCCGCGAGCACGGCCGCGTTGTTCGGGACGTACGCCGGGAGCATCGCCCAGAGCGCGCCGGCGATCAGTTCGAGCATGGGCGGATCGACGGCGGGGGAGGCCGTAAGTCCCGCGGGTCAGCCCGGCACGGGGAGGCGGGTAGGACCACGGGCCTACGCACCGACGGACGCCCGTGCGGGAGGGGTGAGCCGCCCCGAACCCGCGCCAGGCCTAAATACGGGGCTTTTTCAGGCCGAAGGACCTCGTTCGAGTTATGCAGGGTAGTCTGCCGCCCGAGGCACAAGAGAAGATCGAGGAGCTACAGGACCTTCAGGAGACCACCGAGCAGCTCGCGGCCCAGAAGACGCAGGCCGAGACCTCGCTCAACGAGGCTCAGACCGCGCTGGAGGCACTCGACGACATCGACGAGGACACGACGATG from Halolamina sediminis encodes:
- the pyrE gene encoding orotate phosphoribosyltransferase, with product MPTPRPPTAVTDELIQALRDADAVQFGEFELSHGGTSDYYVDKYLFETDPRCLRLIAEAFSERLDGEKLGGVALGGVPLAAATSITADVPYVIARKEQKEYGTGNRIEGRLSEGEEVVVVEDIATTGQSAVDAVEALREAGAEVNRALLVVDREEGGRENLADHGVEMEALVTASELLADR
- a CDS encoding CDP-2,3-bis-(O-geranylgeranyl)-sn-glycerol synthase, giving the protein MLELIAGALWAMLPAYVPNNAAVLAGGGRPIDGGRTLGGARLLGDGKTWRGTAVGTAVGIALALALDAVAPAVGDALGITLPNFPITAALGLALGAMLGDIGASFVKRRSGRERGAAFPGLDQLDFVVGALLLALLFAPDWTLSVFTPARVAVVAVVTPLLHLATNGIAYWLGVKDEPW
- a CDS encoding sugar O-acetyltransferase, with the protein product MASEKEKMLRGDLYDADDPELVAERERARELTRAYNQTAADDQETRRALLTDLLGSVGEELAIEPPFRCDYGYNIHVGENFYANFDCVILDVCPVEIGRNCKLAPGVHIYTATHPLDRAERATGAEYGEPVTVGDDVWIGGQAVVNPGVSIGDGAVVGSGAVVTDDVPAGALVRGNPATVVKELD